One segment of Xanthocytophaga agilis DNA contains the following:
- a CDS encoding efflux RND transporter periplasmic adaptor subunit has product MKVKYIVYAIVIISLGVLVAYRIIQNKKKDEATASGKGGGKAGSSRPVQVSGIVATPQRFSDAIAVSGSIDANEQVQIRSQVSGLVKGIYFKEGSIVKEGQLLIQIDNQELEAQLSQALTREKLSAANEERSRKLLAVESISQQEYDVALADLRALQAQTRLIRAQLEKTQIRAPFTGTIGLRAISVGEYLSSTTTVANLVNTNPVKVTFSVPEKYMNQLKVNTEVHFTVAGSEKKYTARVYAIEPRIDVTTRTLQLRALADNPKGELLPGAFTSVELPLTTINDAILIPTEAIVPIQDGKKVFVSENGKAKEVKVETSTRREKDILITSGLHPGDTVLTSGVMSLKPESPVRVVIDTTR; this is encoded by the coding sequence ATGAAGGTAAAATATATTGTTTATGCAATAGTCATTATAAGCCTGGGCGTTTTAGTTGCATACCGAATTATACAGAATAAGAAAAAAGATGAGGCTACAGCTTCTGGGAAGGGAGGAGGTAAAGCGGGCTCATCCAGACCTGTACAGGTTTCAGGCATAGTAGCAACTCCACAACGTTTTTCGGATGCTATTGCTGTATCAGGGTCTATTGATGCCAATGAACAGGTTCAGATACGTAGTCAGGTATCAGGTCTTGTGAAAGGAATCTATTTTAAAGAAGGAAGTATAGTGAAAGAAGGCCAGTTACTGATTCAGATTGATAATCAGGAACTGGAAGCACAGCTTTCTCAGGCTCTTACCCGTGAAAAGCTATCTGCTGCCAATGAGGAACGTTCGCGTAAGCTTCTGGCTGTGGAAAGTATCAGTCAGCAGGAATACGATGTGGCGTTGGCTGATCTTCGGGCATTACAGGCTCAGACCCGACTCATTCGGGCTCAATTGGAGAAAACACAGATTCGAGCACCTTTTACAGGAACGATAGGTTTACGTGCAATTTCTGTAGGAGAGTATTTATCTTCAACTACTACAGTAGCAAATCTTGTAAATACAAATCCTGTGAAAGTGACTTTCTCTGTCCCTGAAAAGTATATGAATCAGTTAAAAGTTAATACGGAGGTTCACTTTACGGTAGCAGGTTCTGAAAAAAAATATACAGCACGTGTCTATGCTATTGAACCACGTATAGATGTCACAACCCGTACACTGCAATTACGTGCTCTGGCAGATAATCCCAAAGGAGAACTTTTGCCCGGAGCATTTACCAGTGTCGAGTTACCCTTAACTACTATTAATGACGCAATTTTGATTCCAACAGAAGCTATTGTCCCTATTCAGGATGGCAAGAAAGTTTTTGTAAGTGAAAATGGAAAAGCAAAAGAAGTAAAGGTAGAAACTTCTACCAGACGGGAAAAAGATATTCTGATTACGTCAGGTTTGCATCCTGGAGATACTGTTTTGACAAGTGGGGTTATGTCTCTGAAACCTGAATCACCAGTCAGGGTAGTTATTGATACAACCCGGTAA
- a CDS encoding efflux RND transporter permease subunit: MSLSTLSIKRPVFTIVVNLILILFGVIGYTFLGIREYPSIDPATISVRTSYSGANADIIESQITEPLEKSINSIDGIRNISSSSTQGTSNITIEFNLDKNLEEAANDVRDKVSQATRSLPQDIDSPPVVSKADADSEPIIILTVRSKTRNQLELSDYAENVIAQRIQTIPGVSSVQIYGQKKYAMRLWIDPMKLASYGLTVSDIRTALTRENVELPSGKVTGANTELTVKTLGNLSSDEEFNRLIIRTSGDKIVRFSDIGKAILGPENLETQMTESGTPMVGLAVIPQPGTNYLEVASAFYTRLEQIKNEVPEDLQLNVGVDNTLFIKKSVTEVAETIIIALVLVVIIIYLFFRDWGIAFRPLIDIPVSLIATFFIMYMFGFSVNVLTLLAIVLATGLVVDDGIVVTENIFKKVEEGMSPIEAAIKGANEIFIAVISISITLAAVFLPVIFLQGFVGQLFREFGVVIAAAVLISAFVSLTLTPMLNAYLIKDVHKKSWFYEKTEPYFEKLNSVYAEALGGFMKRKWLSIPIVLGCVGLIVLFYTILQKETAPYDDRSYLRVQVTTPEGSSYDYTDRFMQELMQLVNDSIPEKKVNLVITSPGYGTASTNSGRMIMSLTQPEERKRSQKEIAGKLTQMTRRYSEARILVTEQPTIAVNRRGGLPVQYVIQAPNFQKLEEKIPEFMDEVQNDPTFSSSDVNLKFNKPELDVSIDRDKAQSLGVSVIDVAQSLQLALSGQRFAYFMKSGRQYQVIGQFDKKDRDDPLDLASIFVRNTAGDLIQLDNVVTIKEQSSPPQLYHSNRFLSATVSAGLAPGKSIGDGIEAMDRIAERVLDDSFSTDLAGESRDFRESGSNTLFAFGLALLLIYLILAAQFESFMDPFIIILTVPMAVAGALFSLWLFGQTWNIFSQIGTIMLIGLVTKNGILIVEFANQLREHGKSKMDAIMEAAESRLRPILMTSLAIALGALPIAVALGAAAQSRMGMGIVIVGGTTFSLVLTLFIIPAIYAMWSRGHKPHPELEKAVAAQKRQAGISYPVE, encoded by the coding sequence ATGAGTTTATCGACATTAAGTATTAAAAGACCAGTATTCACCATTGTAGTCAATCTGATATTGATCTTATTTGGTGTTATTGGATACACGTTTCTGGGAATTCGGGAATATCCCTCTATTGACCCAGCTACTATTTCTGTACGTACCAGTTATTCAGGAGCTAATGCTGATATTATTGAGTCTCAGATTACAGAGCCTTTGGAGAAATCTATTAACTCCATTGATGGTATCCGAAATATATCTTCTTCGAGTACGCAAGGAACAAGCAATATTACAATAGAGTTTAACCTGGATAAAAATCTGGAGGAAGCCGCCAATGATGTGCGTGATAAAGTATCTCAGGCTACACGAAGTTTACCCCAGGATATTGACTCACCACCAGTAGTGTCCAAAGCAGATGCAGATTCTGAGCCGATCATCATTCTTACAGTACGTAGCAAAACACGTAACCAGTTGGAGTTGAGTGATTATGCTGAGAACGTAATTGCTCAACGTATACAGACCATTCCGGGTGTGAGTAGTGTCCAGATATATGGGCAGAAAAAATATGCGATGCGTTTATGGATTGATCCTATGAAGCTGGCTTCCTATGGTCTAACGGTCTCAGATATCAGAACTGCACTAACCCGGGAAAATGTAGAACTGCCTTCCGGGAAAGTAACTGGTGCTAATACAGAACTAACTGTAAAGACATTAGGTAATCTTTCTTCTGATGAAGAGTTTAACAGACTAATCATCCGGACTTCAGGAGATAAAATTGTGCGTTTCAGTGATATTGGTAAAGCTATCCTTGGTCCTGAGAATCTGGAGACCCAAATGACAGAGTCTGGAACACCTATGGTGGGCTTGGCTGTCATTCCTCAACCAGGTACTAATTACCTGGAAGTAGCTTCCGCCTTCTACACACGTTTGGAGCAGATCAAAAATGAAGTGCCTGAAGATTTACAACTAAACGTGGGAGTAGACAATACCTTATTTATCAAGAAGTCTGTTACTGAAGTTGCTGAGACTATCATTATTGCACTGGTTCTGGTTGTTATCATTATTTACCTGTTTTTCAGGGATTGGGGTATTGCATTTCGTCCATTGATAGATATTCCGGTTTCATTGATTGCGACCTTTTTTATCATGTATATGTTTGGTTTTTCAGTTAATGTACTTACACTCCTGGCAATTGTACTGGCAACGGGGCTTGTGGTTGATGATGGGATTGTGGTGACTGAGAATATTTTTAAAAAGGTAGAAGAAGGAATGAGTCCTATTGAGGCTGCTATCAAGGGAGCGAATGAGATTTTTATAGCTGTTATCTCGATTTCCATTACACTGGCAGCCGTATTCCTACCTGTTATTTTCCTGCAGGGATTTGTAGGACAATTGTTCCGGGAGTTTGGAGTTGTTATTGCTGCTGCAGTACTTATTTCAGCATTTGTGTCTCTAACATTAACCCCTATGCTGAATGCATATCTGATTAAAGATGTGCATAAGAAGTCATGGTTTTATGAGAAGACAGAGCCTTACTTTGAAAAATTAAACTCTGTTTATGCAGAAGCTTTAGGAGGCTTTATGAAACGCAAGTGGCTGAGTATTCCTATTGTACTGGGTTGTGTAGGATTAATTGTATTATTTTATACTATTCTTCAAAAAGAAACAGCTCCTTATGATGATCGAAGTTATTTGCGTGTACAGGTAACTACTCCCGAGGGGTCTTCTTATGACTATACAGATCGGTTTATGCAGGAGTTGATGCAATTGGTGAATGATTCCATTCCTGAGAAAAAGGTGAATCTTGTTATTACCTCTCCAGGGTATGGAACGGCTTCTACAAATAGTGGACGGATGATTATGTCATTAACTCAACCTGAGGAGCGAAAACGCAGCCAAAAGGAGATTGCTGGTAAACTCACACAGATGACGCGGCGCTATTCAGAAGCACGTATTCTGGTAACAGAACAGCCCACTATTGCTGTGAACAGGAGAGGAGGCTTGCCCGTTCAATATGTTATTCAGGCTCCGAATTTTCAGAAACTGGAAGAGAAAATACCTGAATTTATGGACGAGGTTCAAAATGATCCAACATTTTCATCCTCGGATGTGAATTTGAAGTTTAACAAGCCAGAGCTAGATGTATCAATAGACAGAGACAAAGCACAAAGCCTGGGAGTTTCTGTTATAGATGTTGCTCAATCGTTGCAGTTAGCTTTAAGTGGACAACGGTTTGCCTATTTTATGAAGAGTGGCCGGCAGTATCAGGTCATTGGGCAATTTGATAAGAAAGATCGTGATGATCCATTGGATCTGGCTTCAATATTTGTACGAAATACAGCAGGCGATCTGATACAATTGGACAATGTAGTTACTATAAAAGAGCAAAGCAGTCCGCCACAGTTATACCATAGTAATCGTTTTCTTTCGGCAACTGTATCTGCAGGTCTGGCTCCCGGAAAAAGTATAGGAGATGGCATTGAGGCAATGGATCGTATTGCAGAACGTGTATTGGATGATAGTTTCTCTACAGATCTGGCTGGTGAATCACGGGATTTCAGAGAAAGTGGTTCTAATACATTATTTGCATTTGGCTTGGCTCTACTGCTGATCTATCTGATTCTGGCTGCTCAGTTCGAAAGTTTTATGGACCCTTTTATCATCATTTTGACTGTTCCAATGGCAGTTGCCGGCGCATTGTTTTCCCTATGGCTGTTTGGACAGACCTGGAATATTTTCAGTCAGATCGGTACAATTATGTTGATTGGCCTTGTTACTAAGAATGGTATTCTGATTGTTGAATTCGCGAATCAGTTACGTGAACATGGAAAATCCAAAATGGATGCTATCATGGAAGCTGCTGAGTCTCGCTTGCGTCCTATTCTGATGACAAGTCTGGCTATTGCATTAGGGGCATTACCTATTGCAGTTGCCTTAGGGGCTGCTGCACAAAGTCGTATGGGTATGGGAATTGTGATTGTGGGAGGCACTACCTTTTCGCTTGTACTTACCTTATTCATTATTCCTGCTATCTATGCTATGTGGTCACGCGGACACAAGCCGCACCCTGAACTGGAAAAAGCTGTAGCTGCACAGAAACGTCAGGCAGGTATCTCTTATCCAGTAGAATAA
- a CDS encoding RNA polymerase sigma factor, which yields MDSNQADHITLERILKQESGKLISVLTRIFGSHNLELAEDVVQDTLVKAMEQWNDKVPENPTAWLFVVAKNKVLDVIRQQKRTYEFAKDITLLLESEYTLHPTLNELLDESEIKDDQLRMMFACCHPELSEEAQVTLILKTLCGFSTAEIARAYLSSEETITKRLYRTRQLFREGKIQFEIPAEEDLPQRLEAILTTVYLIFNEGYNSTHHSDLIRQDLVEDAMFLIKMLSEHPVTNHPKVLALMALMCFHAARIPGRLDENGNILLLKQQNRHLWNQELIWFGKGCLDAAAEGGELSRYHLEAGIAYEHSNAETYDMIDWDNIVYLYNLLYQLYPSPIVALNRAIAIGETEGARAGLEAIEDIPDKDALKEFYLFPATLGEFYKQLGQADIARTHLEEALSLTQSEVEKSLLRSKIAQLSAD from the coding sequence ATGGACAGTAATCAGGCAGATCATATAACACTGGAACGCATCCTTAAGCAGGAATCAGGCAAGTTAATTTCTGTATTAACACGCATTTTTGGATCACATAACCTGGAATTAGCCGAAGATGTAGTACAGGATACACTAGTAAAAGCAATGGAGCAATGGAATGATAAGGTTCCGGAAAATCCCACAGCCTGGTTGTTTGTTGTAGCTAAAAATAAGGTACTGGACGTGATACGCCAGCAGAAACGCACGTACGAATTTGCCAAGGATATTACATTACTCCTTGAATCTGAGTATACTCTTCATCCCACTTTAAATGAGTTACTGGATGAAAGTGAGATAAAAGATGATCAACTTCGAATGATGTTTGCCTGTTGTCATCCGGAGCTTAGTGAAGAGGCTCAAGTTACATTAATTCTTAAAACGCTATGTGGCTTTAGTACAGCAGAAATCGCTCGTGCCTATCTTTCTTCTGAAGAGACTATTACTAAACGTTTGTACCGCACACGACAGCTTTTCCGTGAAGGCAAAATTCAGTTTGAAATTCCTGCAGAGGAGGACTTGCCTCAAAGATTAGAAGCTATTCTTACAACTGTCTACCTAATCTTCAATGAAGGATATAATTCCACTCATCATTCGGATCTGATTCGGCAGGATTTAGTAGAAGATGCCATGTTTCTAATCAAAATGTTGAGTGAACATCCTGTCACTAATCACCCAAAGGTACTTGCACTAATGGCATTGATGTGTTTTCATGCAGCACGTATTCCGGGAAGACTGGATGAAAATGGAAATATACTATTGTTAAAACAGCAAAATCGTCATCTCTGGAATCAGGAGTTAATCTGGTTCGGAAAGGGTTGTCTGGATGCAGCTGCCGAGGGAGGTGAACTTAGCCGCTACCATCTGGAAGCAGGGATTGCTTACGAACATTCCAATGCGGAAACCTATGATATGATAGACTGGGATAATATTGTATATCTATATAATCTGCTTTACCAATTATACCCCTCTCCTATTGTTGCCCTTAACAGAGCTATTGCCATTGGAGAAACAGAAGGTGCACGGGCAGGCTTAGAAGCAATAGAAGACATACCAGATAAGGATGCACTAAAAGAATTTTATTTATTTCCCGCAACTCTGGGAGAGTTTTATAAGCAGTTAGGCCAAGCGGATATTGCCAGAACACATTTGGAAGAAGCATTATCTCTAACCCAATCAGAAGTAGAAAAAAGCCTATTGAGATCAAAAATAGCTCAGCTATCTGCTGATTAA
- a CDS encoding YciI family protein: MKDFMLIYRNTLEAEELYAQQSPEVLEANLAKWSAWLGALTQQGKLTDGGQPLYPQGKTLKGKAKKITDGPYIEGKEIVGGYSIIRVTDYEEALALAKDCPILEDDGVIEVREIVLLS; encoded by the coding sequence ATGAAAGATTTTATGCTTATCTATCGGAACACTCTAGAAGCCGAAGAATTATATGCTCAACAATCCCCTGAAGTTCTGGAAGCTAATCTGGCTAAATGGAGTGCATGGTTAGGCGCTCTTACCCAGCAGGGTAAACTTACAGATGGCGGTCAACCTTTATATCCTCAGGGAAAGACATTGAAAGGAAAAGCAAAGAAAATAACAGATGGTCCTTATATAGAAGGAAAAGAAATTGTAGGAGGCTATTCCATAATTAGAGTTACTGATTATGAAGAAGCATTGGCTCTTGCAAAGGATTGTCCTATCTTAGAAGATGATGGGGTAATAGAAGTGAGAGAAATTGTTTTATTATCCTGA
- a CDS encoding McrC family protein yields the protein MAIKKKSDILYLYEYGNKIELPESIDPDTLKYYLQKVWQNRYWIYNYTEDELVENTDGQPFLLFDGRFIQACNYAGVISFQSVTIVLIPKLFKSIPYSAQTLPHLHFYLSYCRHVHFPFQWIESESVIMDILAQWIHFFTNFTRNLLQEQPYLTYQTYTGQTDFLRGKLAVQHYINEQISKGLWHQMQTEQQPFVVNNLFNQIIKYTTSLLMPYTKGETYNMLLDLLHMLEDVELRSCTTSDCDSVHLNRLYPEHQKIVDMCRFFLLGDMGTYREDHPLNIAFLLPMERIFEDFITGFIQEHFPQWQIVAQKSFTWATSSKQRNLVVTPDIWLPLQHTVWDAKYKLSPVQSDLYQMHAYATALGVHKVHLLYASSREMTSECIELQSGVHTVTIYIHHLPIILLSDSDTFSDLTLRLKETLQKIADK from the coding sequence ATGGCTATCAAAAAAAAATCAGACATTCTTTACCTATATGAATATGGGAATAAAATAGAACTTCCTGAATCTATTGACCCAGACACATTAAAATATTATTTACAAAAGGTCTGGCAGAACAGGTACTGGATATACAACTATACAGAAGATGAACTTGTAGAAAATACGGATGGACAGCCATTTCTTCTATTTGATGGAAGATTCATTCAGGCATGTAACTATGCTGGTGTTATTTCTTTTCAAAGTGTTACTATAGTTCTCATTCCCAAGCTATTTAAAAGCATACCTTATTCTGCACAGACTCTTCCTCATCTGCATTTTTATTTATCGTATTGCCGTCATGTCCACTTTCCTTTTCAATGGATAGAATCTGAGAGTGTTATAATGGATATACTTGCTCAGTGGATACATTTTTTTACAAATTTCACAAGAAACTTACTACAGGAACAACCCTATTTAACCTATCAGACCTACACAGGGCAAACAGATTTTCTTAGAGGAAAACTGGCTGTACAACATTATATAAATGAACAGATTTCAAAAGGGTTATGGCATCAAATGCAAACCGAACAACAACCTTTTGTTGTAAATAATTTGTTCAATCAGATTATAAAATATACAACTTCTCTGTTGATGCCCTATACTAAGGGAGAAACATACAACATGTTACTGGATCTTTTGCATATGCTGGAAGATGTGGAGTTACGCAGTTGTACTACATCAGACTGTGATAGTGTCCATTTAAACCGACTTTACCCGGAACATCAGAAAATAGTAGATATGTGCCGCTTTTTTCTGCTTGGAGATATGGGGACATACAGAGAAGATCATCCTTTGAATATTGCATTCCTGTTGCCTATGGAGCGAATTTTTGAGGACTTTATAACAGGGTTCATCCAAGAACATTTTCCTCAGTGGCAGATAGTAGCTCAAAAGTCTTTCACTTGGGCTACAAGTAGTAAGCAGCGAAATCTAGTAGTGACTCCTGACATATGGCTCCCATTACAACATACTGTCTGGGATGCAAAGTACAAACTATCGCCTGTTCAGAGTGATTTGTATCAGATGCATGCATATGCCACTGCCTTAGGAGTGCATAAGGTACATTTATTATACGCTTCTTCCAGAGAAATGACCTCTGAATGCATTGAGCTTCAGAGTGGAGTACATACCGTAACTATCTACATTCATCATTTGCCTATCATTCTTCTCAGTGATAGTGATACATTTTCAGATTTAACCTTACGACTGAAAGAAACGCTTCAAAAAATAGCAGATAAATAA
- a CDS encoding OmpA family protein, with translation MNQRLHTLAALLISGALLTVHTDSWAQAKNPEVEKRIKKADAFLAAKDYKQAIPVYLELDKLTPNDPANHYALGLCYTQAGEPQKALPYLKSAIESKNQDVPNKVHFWYGKSLHLSGKFDDAIAALNNFRQSDNNVELVTEAAKLVQQCNVAKALTSKPEDVFIQSVDAINTPSTEYGPVISADESVLIYTTIKKNTTPGTSSVKEYEDVMITHKNGSQWGPSQSVGIPVPVANGVRSNIGSVGLSPDGQKLLVYIGTTANSADIYSSVLQGDKWGAPAKLGREVNSTYQENSASFTPDEKVVYFASNRPGGLGGLDIYKAEKQADGSWGAPVNLGPTVNSKYDEEAPFIHPDKKTLYFTSNGPNSMGGTDIFKAVNDKGKWTTPTNVGAPVNSVYNDSYFALSADGKKGYFSSDRPGGKGGSDIYFLGIPEELGVVALTLMKGRILAGEPAKPVKTTIKVVDKLTNEVIKGVYNPNAKTGDYLIIFPPNRQYDMIIEAEGFKPYLVNIHVPNQDYFYELYQEIVLLPVMKDGKVVGQGIAVKNAFEDVDKGKAKSNNDNVYALMGKILTAEDSLALGALLESVYSDPTDVSSVTKNETAAEAKYMYNDASGKMQATKVGNETVYTMAALDTKAAQAAANAKKEVITQSTVLKPNQVYIVYFDTDKADLKADAKPELDKVYEFLKKNPTYGVKIAGHTDNSGTPDRNLAISDSRAKAVVGYLVGKGIVAKRANAKGYGQTEPLNDNANEEEKKKNRRVEITFVEMTQGNLSSN, from the coding sequence ATGAATCAAAGACTGCACACACTGGCCGCTTTGCTCATCTCGGGAGCGTTACTTACGGTCCATACTGATAGCTGGGCACAGGCCAAGAACCCGGAAGTAGAGAAAAGAATTAAGAAAGCGGATGCGTTTCTGGCTGCTAAGGATTATAAACAAGCCATTCCTGTATATCTGGAACTGGATAAGTTAACTCCTAATGACCCTGCCAATCATTATGCATTGGGTTTGTGTTATACGCAGGCTGGAGAGCCTCAGAAAGCTCTGCCATATCTGAAGTCTGCTATTGAAAGCAAAAATCAGGATGTGCCAAACAAAGTTCATTTTTGGTATGGTAAATCCTTGCATTTGAGCGGGAAATTTGATGATGCAATAGCTGCCTTGAATAATTTTCGTCAGTCAGATAATAATGTTGAGCTGGTTACAGAAGCTGCCAAATTAGTGCAGCAGTGTAATGTAGCAAAAGCATTGACATCCAAACCGGAGGATGTATTTATACAAAGCGTAGATGCTATCAACACACCTTCTACTGAATACGGTCCTGTAATTTCTGCTGATGAATCTGTGTTGATATATACTACTATTAAGAAAAATACAACTCCCGGCACTTCTTCTGTTAAAGAATACGAAGATGTTATGATTACCCATAAAAACGGAAGCCAGTGGGGGCCTTCACAAAGTGTAGGTATTCCAGTTCCGGTAGCCAATGGTGTACGAAGTAATATCGGATCTGTAGGTTTATCACCTGATGGTCAAAAACTGTTGGTGTACATTGGAACTACAGCCAATAGTGCGGATATATATTCCTCTGTACTACAGGGTGATAAATGGGGAGCTCCTGCTAAGTTGGGAAGAGAAGTAAACTCAACCTATCAGGAAAATAGTGCAAGTTTTACTCCTGACGAGAAGGTTGTATATTTTGCAAGTAATCGTCCGGGGGGGTTAGGTGGACTTGATATTTACAAAGCAGAGAAGCAAGCTGATGGATCTTGGGGGGCTCCTGTGAATCTGGGGCCGACTGTCAACTCAAAGTATGATGAAGAAGCTCCATTCATTCACCCTGATAAAAAGACATTGTACTTCACTTCCAATGGTCCTAACTCTATGGGTGGAACAGATATCTTTAAGGCTGTTAACGATAAAGGAAAGTGGACTACTCCAACAAACGTAGGTGCTCCTGTTAACTCAGTTTATAACGATAGTTACTTTGCTCTTTCTGCAGATGGTAAAAAAGGATATTTTTCTTCAGATCGTCCAGGCGGAAAAGGTGGTAGTGATATCTACTTCCTGGGTATTCCTGAAGAACTGGGTGTAGTAGCACTGACTTTGATGAAAGGTCGTATTCTGGCTGGTGAACCTGCAAAACCTGTTAAGACAACAATCAAAGTTGTAGATAAGTTGACTAATGAAGTTATTAAAGGAGTATATAATCCCAATGCGAAAACAGGTGACTACCTGATTATTTTCCCTCCTAACCGTCAGTATGACATGATTATCGAAGCGGAAGGTTTTAAGCCTTATCTGGTAAATATTCATGTGCCTAATCAGGATTATTTCTACGAATTATACCAGGAAATTGTACTGTTGCCGGTTATGAAAGATGGAAAAGTTGTGGGACAAGGAATTGCTGTAAAGAATGCATTCGAAGATGTTGATAAAGGAAAGGCTAAATCCAATAATGATAATGTGTATGCTTTGATGGGCAAAATCCTGACAGCTGAAGATTCACTTGCTTTAGGAGCCCTTCTCGAATCGGTTTACTCTGATCCAACAGATGTGTCTTCTGTAACAAAGAATGAAACCGCTGCTGAAGCCAAGTATATGTACAATGATGCTAGTGGCAAAATGCAGGCAACCAAAGTAGGTAATGAAACTGTCTATACTATGGCTGCTCTGGACACAAAGGCTGCTCAGGCTGCTGCAAATGCAAAGAAAGAGGTAATTACACAATCTACAGTGTTAAAACCCAATCAAGTATATATTGTTTACTTTGATACGGATAAAGCTGATCTGAAAGCGGATGCAAAACCTGAACTGGATAAAGTATATGAGTTTCTTAAAAAGAATCCTACATATGGTGTAAAGATTGCAGGTCACACAGATAATTCAGGTACTCCAGATCGTAACCTAGCCATCTCTGACAGTCGTGCAAAAGCTGTAGTAGGCTATCTGGTAGGAAAAGGAATTGTGGCCAAACGGGCAAATGCCAAAGGTTACGGCCAGACAGAACCATTGAATGACAATGCTAATGAAGAAGAGAAAAAGAAAAATCGCCGGGTTGAGATCACATTTGTAGAAATGACACAAGGAAATTTAAGCAGCAATTAA
- a CDS encoding sigma-70 family RNA polymerase sigma factor yields the protein MRDSEILERIRKGDESALDYLYKKNFKMMTKLVINNNGTEDEAKDIYQEALIVFWQKVTSGNLMLSSKISTFLYSICQNLWRKELERKSRMSNEEKDTEEELDFDQQERIDIINRCINQMGETCRRILTYYYFDNLSMHDIADLLGFANADTAKTKKYKCKKELDELIKAKYKASDFMD from the coding sequence ATGAGGGATAGCGAAATCCTTGAACGAATCAGGAAAGGCGATGAGAGTGCACTGGATTACCTTTACAAAAAAAACTTTAAAATGATGACTAAGTTAGTCATCAATAATAACGGAACAGAAGACGAAGCAAAGGATATTTATCAGGAAGCCTTAATCGTGTTCTGGCAAAAGGTAACTAGTGGCAATCTAATGCTTTCTTCCAAGATCAGCACCTTCCTGTATAGTATTTGCCAGAATTTATGGCGCAAGGAACTGGAGCGTAAGAGCAGAATGAGCAATGAAGAGAAGGACACAGAAGAAGAATTAGATTTTGATCAGCAAGAACGAATTGACATTATCAATCGCTGTATTAATCAGATGGGAGAAACATGCCGTCGTATTCTGACATACTATTACTTCGATAATCTGTCTATGCACGATATTGCTGATTTGCTTGGATTTGCTAATGCAGATACAGCTAAAACAAAGAAATACAAATGTAAAAAAGAACTGGACGAGTTGATTAAAGCCAAGTATAAAGCCAGTGATTTCATGGATTAA
- a CDS encoding cell division protein FtsX, with product MKKNRTYKRFGSYPYVTVIFSITFALFVLGLSGLLALQAFRLSDSIKNTIEVYVYLDKYMDTDETREIGQKMRRKDYLSVVDNRPQIRFISKDEAARKFIKETHEDFVTLLGENPLRDAYVIRIRPELYQKEMMRQIKADLESVKGVFEAVYLEQQVEEANRNIYKLTWVLLGFAIILFVAVFILINNTLRLAMYSQRFLIRSMQLVGATSSFIQKPFLLRAVFYGLFGGLLASAGLYGLLSYAASELELFTLIQEPRALYMFFGGLCTLGILVSMGSSYRALNKYLNMSLDELY from the coding sequence TTGAAAAAAAACCGTACATACAAACGTTTTGGCAGTTATCCATACGTGACAGTGATTTTTAGCATTACCTTTGCTTTATTTGTATTGGGACTTAGTGGCTTATTGGCCTTACAGGCATTTCGCCTGTCTGATTCTATTAAAAATACTATAGAAGTCTATGTGTATCTGGATAAATATATGGATACAGATGAGACCAGAGAAATTGGGCAGAAGATGCGTAGGAAGGATTATTTGTCTGTAGTTGATAACAGGCCCCAAATCCGTTTTATATCCAAAGATGAGGCTGCCCGTAAATTTATTAAAGAAACACATGAGGATTTTGTAACATTACTTGGCGAAAATCCTCTTCGTGATGCTTACGTCATTCGTATTAGACCTGAGTTATATCAGAAGGAGATGATGCGTCAGATTAAAGCAGATCTGGAATCTGTGAAAGGTGTGTTTGAAGCTGTGTATCTGGAGCAACAGGTGGAGGAAGCAAACCGAAATATTTATAAGTTGACATGGGTTTTGCTGGGTTTCGCTATCATTTTATTTGTTGCTGTTTTTATTCTGATTAATAATACCTTAAGATTAGCCATGTATTCTCAGCGCTTCCTGATTCGGAGTATGCAACTGGTAGGAGCAACATCTTCATTTATTCAGAAGCCATTTTTACTTCGTGCTGTTTTTTATGGACTTTTTGGTGGACTACTAGCCTCTGCTGGGTTATATGGTCTTTTATCCTATGCGGCATCTGAACTGGAATTGTTCACACTAATACAAGAACCTCGTGCGTTGTATATGTTCTTTGGTGGCCTGTGTACATTAGGCATACTGGTTAGTATGGGAAGTTCTTATCGGGCGTTGAATAAATATTTAAATATGTCACTAGATGAGCTGTATTAG